From the Astyanax mexicanus isolate ESR-SI-001 chromosome 9, AstMex3_surface, whole genome shotgun sequence genome, one window contains:
- the LOC111194806 gene encoding ribonuclease inhibitor-like, with protein sequence MGRNQPGESGVKLLADLLKDKECNVEILKLFDCSIAENGCVSLLSALKLNPSHLRELDLGWNKPGEAGVKMLSNFLEDSNCKLEILKLHDTNITDEGYVALASALISNPLHLRELDLSWNEPGKIGVDLLSSLVEDKNSALKKLEICDLSLKFS encoded by the exons ATGGGGAGGAATCAACCTGGAGAATCGGGAGTGAAGCTGCTCGCTGATCTTTTGAAGGATAAAGAGTGTAATGTGGAGATACTCAA GCTGTTTGACTGCAGTATTGCAGAGAATGGGTGTGTTTCTCTGCTTTCGGCTTTAAAGTTGAACCCTTCACACCTGAGAGAACTGGATCTGGGCTGGAATAAACCTGGAGAAGCTGGAGTGAAGATGCTCAGTAATTTTTTGGAGGATTCAAATTGTAAACTTGAGATACTCAA GTTGCATGACACCAACATTACAGACGAGGGCTATGttgctctggcttcagctctcaTATCAAACCCCTTACACCTGAGAGAGCTTGATCTGAGCTGGAATGAACCAGGAAAAATAGGAGTGGACCTCCTTTCTTCCTTAGTGGAGGACAAAAACTCTGCATTAAAGAAACTGGA AATCTGTGATTTGAGCCTCAAGTTCAGTTGA
- the LOC111194812 gene encoding NACHT, LRR and PYD domains-containing protein 3-like, whose protein sequence is MGIPLKFMEGNASEESLIEKEGSDSSELSCVSMKSDQSMGIPIRFSNGGSSECRDLQTVPKQSSGFQLDVIFKELEHKIVSLVKNELIKFKELLILDNPTSSETELEDEKDLGYVRHKVLKITTHILRSINQTHLANTLQTRVAPACQQKFKTRMQKKYQIINEGISKQGTSTLLNLIYTELFITEGGSGEVNSEHEVRQIEEARWKTAAEDTPIKCNDIFTPSPGQDKTIRTVLTKGIAGIGKTVSVQKFILDWAEGKTNQEVHFVFPLPFRELNLMKGKILSLMDLLCHFFIETKEMKLKVYTQYRVMFIFDGLDECRLPLDFQNNEILQDVTQSASVDVLLTNLIRGKLLPSALIWITSRPAAANQIPPECVDQVTEVRGFNDLQKQEYFRKRIRDQSMAEKICQQ, encoded by the exons ATGGGTATTCCATTAAAATTTATGGAGGGAAACGCTTCAGAAGAGAG TCTAATTGAGAAAGAAGGATCAGATTCTTCTGAACTGAGCTGTGTGTCAatgaagagtgaccagtcaaTGGGAATTCCAATTAGATTCAGCAATGGAGGCTCCTCCGAATGCAG GGACCTACAGACTGTACCAAAGCAGTCGAGTGGATTTCAGTTGGATGTCATATTTAAG GAGCTGGAGCATAAAATCGTCTCTCTGGTGAAGAATGAACTCATCAAGTTCAAAGAGCTACTGATACTAGATAATCCAACCAGCTCTGAGACAGAATTAGAGGATGAGAAGGATCTGGGCTATGTCAGACACAAAGTGCTGAAGATCACAACACACATTTTGAGAAGCATTAACCAGACACATCTTGCTAACACACTACAGACAA GAGTGGCTCCTGCTTGTCAGCAGAAGTTTAAAACCAGAATGCAGAAGAAATACCAGATAATTAATGAAGGAATTTCAAAGCAAGGGACCTCGACCCTTCTGAACttgatctacacagagctcttcaTCACTGAGGGTGGAAGTGGAGAAGTTAACAGTGAACATGAAGTGAGACAGATTGAGGAAGCACGCTGGAAGACAGCAGCAGAGGACACTCCAATCAAATGCAATGACATTTTTACACCCTCACCAGGACAAGACAAaaccatcagaactgtgctgacaaAAGGcattgctggaattggaaaaacagtgtctgtacagaagttcattctggactgggctgaaggaaaaaCAAATCAGGAAGTGCACTTTGTATTTCCACTTCCCTTCCGGGAGTTAAATTTGATGAAGGGGAAAATCCTTAGTTTGATGGACCTTCTCTGTCACTTTTTCATTGAAACGAAGGAAATGAAACTAAAGGTATACACGCAATACAGAgtcatgttcatttttgatggtctggatgagtgtcgacttcctctagacTTCCAGAACAATGAGATCTTGCAGGATGTAACTCAGTCAGCCTCGGTGGATGTGCTGCTAACAAACCTAATTAGGGGGAAACTTCTTCCCTCTGCTCTCATCTGGATAACATCTCGAcctgcagcagccaatcagatccctcctgaatGTGTGGATCAGGTTACAGAGGTACGGGGGTTCAATGATCTTCAGAAACAAGAATACTTCAGAAAGAGAATCAGGGATCAGAGCATGGCCGAAAAAATCTGTCAGCAATAG